From one Lolium rigidum isolate FL_2022 chromosome 4, APGP_CSIRO_Lrig_0.1, whole genome shotgun sequence genomic stretch:
- the LOC124648776 gene encoding subtilisin-like protease 3: protein MTTRTPGFLGLDAKQGVWNATNYGEGVVIGILDTGLTALHPSFGDEGMSPPPAKWKGFCQLPAKCNNKLVGLVSLMGGNDTTDNVGHGTHTAGTATGHFVDDVSAFGLGRGTAAGTAPGAHLAMYKVCDGEGCFESDILAGMDVAVKDGVDVLSLSLGGPSMPLDKDLIAIGAFGVMSKGILVVCAGGNSGPTPSTLSNEAPWILTVAAGSVDRSYRATVRLGDGEAFDGESLTQDKRFSAKEYPLYYPRDSNYCDVFDVNITGKVVLCDTETPLPPLSSIEAVQAAGGAGVVFVNEADFGYTIVVEKYFNLPMSQVTATDGAKIMGYARAGPPSAAAPLNATILFNSTMVHVKPAPIVAAFSSRGPNVASPGVLKPDIMAPGLNILAAWPKMVPVDGDTESYNYNVASGTSMATPHVTGIAALVKKAHPDWSPSAVKSAIMTTSSAVDNAGHPIMDEEHRKASSYSIGSGHVDGAKAVDPGLVYDIGVGEYSAYICALLGEAAMKTITGNGNLTCATVGSIPEAQLNYPAIVVPLSDKKFMVKRTVTNVGPARSRYTAHVHVPKWLKVKVEPEELEFEAAMEKKTFTVTVSREGDGGQLAEGSLHWKSEDHLVRSPIIADARVVAR from the coding sequence ATGACGACGCGCACGCCGGGGTTCTTGGGGCTGGACGCCAAGCAGGGCGTCTGGAACGCGACCAACTACGGCGAGGGCGTGGTCATCGGGATTCTGGACACCGGCCTCACCGCCTTGCACCCTTCTTTCGGGGACGAGGGCATGTCGCCGCCGCCAGCAAAGTGGAAGGGCTTTTGCCAGTTGCCCGCCAAGTGCAACAACAAGCTCGTCGGCTTGGTCTCCCTCATGGGCGGCAACGACACCACCGACAACGTGGGGCACGGCACGCACACGGCGGGCACGGCGACGGGACACTTCGTGGACGACGTGTCGGCGTTTGGGCTGGGCAGGGGCACGGCCGCCGGGACCGCGCCGGGTGCGCACCTGGCCATGTACAAGGTGTGCGACGGGGAAGGGTGCTTCGAGTCCGACATACTGGCGGGGATGGACGTGGCCGTGAAGGACGGCGTCGACGTGCTCTCCCTCTCCCTGGGCGGGCCGTCCATGCCACTGGACAAGGACCTGATCGCGATCGGCGCGTTCGGGGTGATGTCCAAGGGCATCCTCGTCGTGTGCGCCGGCGGCAACAGCGGCCCGACGCCCTCCACGTTGTCCAACGAGGCGCCGTGGATACTTACTGTGGCGGCCGGGTCGGTGGATCGGAGCTACCGGGCCACCGTGCggctcggcgacggcgaggcgttcGACGGCGAGTCGCTCACGCAGGACAAGCGCTTCAGCGCCAAGGAGTACCCGCTCTACTACCCTCGCGACAGCAACTACTGCGACGTTTTCGACGTCAACATCACCGGCAAGGTGGTGCTGTGCGACACCGAGACGCCGCTGCCTCCATTGAGCTCGATCGAGGCGGTCCAGGCCGCTGGCGGCGCCGGGGTGGTGTTCGTCAACGAGGCCGACTTCGGGTACACCATCGTCGTCGAGAAGTACTTCAACCTCCCCATGTCGCAGGTGACCGCCACCGACGGCGCCAAGATCATGGGCTACGCTAGGGCCGGGCCGCCGTCGGCGGCCGCGCCCCTCAACGCAACGATACTGTTCAACAGCACGATGGTTCACGTGAAGCCGGCGCCGATCGTGGCCGCCTTCTCGTCGCGCGGGCCGAACGTGGCCAGCCCCGGCGTGCTCAAGCCCGACATCATGGCGCCGGGGCTCAACATCCTCGCCGCGTGGCCGAAAATGGTGCCCGTCGACGGCGACACGGAGTCGTACAACTACAACGTCGCCTCAGGCACATCCATGGCCACGCCGCACGTCACGGGCATCGCCGCGCTCGTGAAGAAGGCGCACCCGGACTGGTCACCGTCCGCGGTCAAGTCCGCCATCATGACCACGTCCAGCGCGGTCGACAACGCCGGCCACCCAATCATGGACGAAGAGCACCGGAAGGCCAGCTCCTACTCCATCGGCTCCGGCCATGTGGACGGCGCCAAGGCCGTCGACCCCGGCCTCGTCTACGACATCGGCGTCGGCGAGTACAGCGCCTACATCTGCGCTCTCCTCGGCGAGGCCGCCATGAAGACCATCACGGGCAATGGCAACCTCACGTGCGCCACGGTGGGATCCATCCCGGAGGCGCAGCTCAACTACCCGGCCATAGTGGTGCCGCTCTCCGACAAGAAGTTCATGGTGAAGCGGACGGTGACCAACGTCGGGCCGGCGAGATCCAGGTACACCGCCCACGTGCACGTGCCCAAGTGGCTCAAGGTTAAGGTGGAGCCGGAGGAGCTCGAGTTCGAGGCGGCCATGGAAAAGAAGACCTTCACCGTCACCGTGAGCAGGGAGGGCGACGGCGGGCAGCTGGCCGAGGGCAGCCTACACTGGAAGTCCGAGGATCATTTGGTGCGGAGCCCCATCATCGCCGACGCAAGGGTTGTCGCCAGATGA